The genomic segment CCATACTGACCGCCGACGATGAATCCGGCGTCGACGACGGACGGGAACGTCAGCACGCCGCGCGCCCGGTGAACGAGTTCGCGCGAGCCGTTGGCCGTGCCATACAGGCGTGTCAAGGTCGAATCGACGCCGGCGTCGATCGAGTGACGCTTGCCGGCCTGGCCGTTCTGGCTGTCGGACGTCGTCGTGGTCGTGCATCCGGCTGTTCCGAGACCGAGGGCGAGCGCGGCCGCAGACGTGCTCCATAGGAATGTCCGTCTTTGCATGATGCCCTCCTGGGGCTTCGATGGAGTTCCAACGCTACGCCCATGCGATGCGCTAGGCGGTACGAAACCGTACAGATTGCATGGCGGCGTCGATACGTCGCGTGCGTGTCACCCGCCGGCTCATCGAAGGCCACTCGCGGGCGGGCGGATGGGCGTGCTAATAGCGGCCGCGATCGTCGTGATACCCGTTGTCGTGGTGATGGTCGTCTCCACCGACGGGGACGAGCAAGCATGCGCCCAAGCTGGCGATCAGCGACAACGCGACCAGCAGTCGCAACAGCATTCGGTGTTTCATCTCTGTTCCTTTCGCGCGCGGACCGCGCAGGTCATGATTTCGGCGCGGAAGGCGAGATCGCGCGCCCGATTGCAGTCGTCGGTCAGGTGCCGGTCAACCTTAGGTCGGGCTCGACCAGGAATTGGGATTTCACCTGGTCGACGATGTAGACGACCACGCCGCTCGCGCGACGCGTCCTCGGCAAAAAATCGAACTCGGTCACATCATCGTTCGTAGACGCAGGCCTCACGAGAAACACACGCATGCCGGATTTGAATACGTGATGCGAGGACAGGCGTTGATTGACCAGCTCGATGAACTGCCTGGCCGAGATGACGGGCATGAACGTGGACATGGAATTTCTCCTTCAAGGGCCGTCTAAACGTGTCGGGCGGCTGAGCCGCGTGACGATCGCATGGGACCGGGCAGTGCGACACACGGGCGTCAGAGGGTGTCGTGGACTCTGGACGGTTCGCCGTTCGACCAATAGCCTTGCTTGCCGTAGAAAAGATGCAACGCGATTTCATCGCTTCGATAGACGGTTTGCGAGTCATCGTATTTCGGGCTCCGCCGGATCGTGTCGCGGGTCAGCGCGGTCGACACCGTCTCCGTGCTTCCGTCCACCTCGTCGAGCCAGTCAGTCGCGATCAGCACCGTCTTGCTCGATAGCCACCGGTTTCCCGTGTCGATCGCCAGATAGCGGATCACCCATGTTTCATTGTCGTAGATGAAATCGGATACGCGGCCGACGCGCCCGGCGGGGGCTTCGAGCCGATAGCCCCGGATCTCGTCGGTGCTGCGCAGACGCGTATCCGTCAGCGCGTCGGCCCGTGTCGTTTCGGGATCCTGCGACGGTCCGGCCGGATCGAAATCCGGGTAGGCGCCCGCCCCCACAGATTGGGCCCATCCCAGTAAGCCGGGTGACCGTAGTAATGCTGGGATTCGATCTCGTGAAGACGGGATACCGGCTGGCGCGTGTCTGCACCGGGGCTGTCTTTCACCTGCTGCCGCGTCAGGTCGATATGCAGCGTGCTGGATCTGGCGCCGTTGCGCTTGATGGAATAGGGAGAAATCAGGACCTGCCTGTCGTGCGATCGGTCACCCGTTCTGACGACGAGGTAACGGATGCACCAATCGTCGACGTCGAAGTAGGCCTGGTTGAGGTGTCCGATATCGCCGTCTTTCGCGCGAACCGCGCCGCCTTGCAATTCCTTGAAACTTCGTAGCATGACATTCTCTTCTGATCGATGCGCGGCATATCGCTGATTCAGCTGAACCACGTACCGTGCAGCGGCGTCCAGTCGTGTGTCCGCCGATGCGGAGCGGGCCGTACCAGTCTCGTTCAGGTCAAACGGCGCACAGTCTGGCGTCGTGTCGTCACGGATGTCCGGCATGCTTGATACGGTACAGGCGACGGACCGTCGATGCGGTACGAAACCGTACAGAGTGCGCGCCGGATCGGGATGATCCGGCGACCGAGGGGCCGTCAGCCAGGTCCTGTCTACATGCTCCAGACGAACATATGGCGCGCGTGTCGGGACGCCGAAATGTCCACGATGTACCGCTCGGACCGGCCGTTGTAGCTGGCGTCGACGGCATAGCGTCCGTTCCGCAGATCGGCCAGCATGAACGGGCCGTCCGATGGCGTGTTCAGGACGGTATTGCCTTTCATGTCCGTGATGGTCACCAGGACGCCGGACAAGTATTCGTTCCCGCTTCGAGCCCGCCGGACGAAGGTGAGCGCGAGCGCGTAGTCGTGCATGGCGCGCTTGATGGCGGCCGATTGATCGAGTCCGACACCACCGGACAGATAGGAAACCTGTTCCGTGCGGTGCAATGGGGGAAGGTCGTCGTCGGCCGCAACTGGCGCGGTGCCAACACACAAGGCGCCCAGAAGGAGTGCGAGCATCGGGGACGAAAACGTTTTCATGGTGGATCTCCTGGAGAGTTTGGCGGGAAGTCGGGATGCGGCGGAAGCGCATTCCGGTTGACAGGTCCGGGGCCGTCCTTTCACTCATGCGGCCATTCGCGCAGCCTGTCTGTCCGATGCCGGACGCTCAGGCTTCGTCGCGCTGCGCGCCGTTCGGCGGCATCCGCCCGATGCGCCGATTCGAGCCTCGTGCAGCGCCGGGCGCTTGTACGCTGGCGGACGGACAGGCCGTCCGAACGCGTTCAGCGTGTCATCGAAGGGCTCGTGCTTGTGCTTCACGGGCGGCGAGCTTCGGACGACGTCGCGAGACACGGTTCGCCGAGCGCGGCCCGATTTCGATCTGACCGGGAACGCACCGCGCCGATGGCGCATGGGAGCAGCTTTATGAACACGTCTTTGACCTATTCGGCATCAATGCTTGCCGCAACCTGTCTCGTTGCTTCTGCGGGGGCGTTCGGCGCCGGCGTCGCCGGCTCCGCGACCGTCGGATCCCCGGCGATGGGTCCTCCGTCGCCGCGCGTCGAAGCCGCAAGCGATGCGCCGACCGATACCGCCATCACCGCGCAGATCAAGGCAAGGCTGGCGAGAGAGGACAGCCTGAAGCAATCCGACATCAGCGTCACCACGGCGTATGGGCGCGTCACGCTTGACGGCTCTGCCAGCAGCTCCCGGGCGAAGTCCGTGGCGGGGATCGTGACGAAATCGGTGATAGGCGTCAAAGCCGTCGACAACAACCTGACGGCGCCGTCAAGCAATGCGATGCTGGCCAAGGCGCATGAAACTATGACGAATACGGAGCGGGTCATGGCCGACAGCTGGATTACGACGAAGGTGAAATCGACGATTCTCGGCGACAGCATCAGCAAGGGATTCGATGTGCAGGTTGTCACGCTGCACGGCGTGGTTTCACTGTCCGGTGTGTTGTCGAGCCAGGGCGCCGTGGATCATCTCAAGGACATCGTCCGAAAGGTGAAGGGCGTGAAGGGGTTGAACACCGCCACGCTGACGGTCGCGGGCGTGTAGCGCCGATGTATCCAGGCAAGACGGGAGAGGGCGATGCCAGGTCAAAAATTCACGTCGATGGGGCGGGTTCCGGTCGCGACGGCCGATGTCGAATGCGGGGACGCCGCCGTCCCGGACGCCGGTTCGAGTGCCGGCATGCAGCAACATGGCAAGCGGCGGATTCTCGATGCCGATGTCGATGCGACGCTTGCACGACTTTACAGCGTGGTCGGCGGCTCGCGCGAGCGCATCGGCAGGGCGATTGGCGTGCTCGTGTTTCCGTCAGTCGGCGCGACCGGCTTCTGGATCGGCGCCCAGTACGGCGAAGGGGCGCTGCGCATGGGGAGCGCGACGGTCGGCTACTACAGCGCGGCGGCCGCTTCGATAGGTCCGCGCGTTGCCGAGCGCTCGGAGGCCATCATCCTCCTGTTCATGACGCAGGACACATTCGACCGCTGCACCCGCGATGGAAGCTGGTCGTTGGGCAACGACGTGTCGGTCACCGTTCCCGTAGTCGATGCGAACGGCAACATCGATCCGGTAGCGGTGGCCGAACCGGTCGAAGCATTTGTGTTGAACAGCGTGGGATTGATGGCCGGCATAACCGCCCAGGGCACGACGATTACCCGACTCGATGCGCTGTAACAGGCGCGTACACGGAATGGCGGCACGTCGATCCGGCGTTCCGAACCTCCGGAGGCATCATGGACATCTTCACGAACGCGGGACCGCTGGTCTCATTGATTGCAGGCATTCTGATTCTGGTCGTACCGCGATTGCTCAACTACATTGTCGCGATCTATCTGATCGTCATCGGGCTGTTGGGGTTGTTCGGAAGGCATCTGCACTGACGTGGCTCCACGCAAGTAACGCGCGTCCCGGCAGCATGCGGGCGACTGTCGCCTACATGCCCCATGTCGCGATCATGACGACGACGGCGATCGACATGATCGCGGTCGCCAGCCAGCCGAGAGCGCTTAGCCAGCGCGCGATCACGAACTCGCCCATGACGTCGCGTCTGGAGGCCATCAGCATGATCACCACCATGACCGGACCGGCGATGACCCCGTTGATGACCGCGCTCCAGAAAAGTGCGCGAATTGGATCGATCGAGGTGAAATTGAGCGCGACGCCCAACACGATCGCGATCGCGAGGATCATGTAGAAGCCGCGCGCCTTCAGCAGCGTACGGCCGAGTCCGATTCGCCAGTGCAGCGCCTCGGCGACAGCATAGGCGGCCGATCCCGCGAGAACCGGAACGGCGAGCAACCCGCACCCGACGATGCCCGCGGAAAACAGCAGGAACGCGAACTCTCCGGCCAGGGGGCGAAGCGCCTGCGCTGCGTCGGATGAGGTCTGGATTTGCGTCATCCCGTGCATGTTCAGGGTCGTAGCCGCAGTCAGGATGATGAAGAAGGCGATCAGATTGGAGAACGCCATCCCGACGTACGTATCGATCCTGATGCGCCGCAAGCTGCGACGCGCCTGTTCCGGCGCGCGCCGAAGCGGCTCTTCCCCGGGCGTCGCGCGCTGCTCTTCGACTTCCTGCGAGGCTTGCCAGAAGAACAGGTAGGGGCTGATGGTGGTGCCGAATACGGCGACGACGCCGATCGCGTAATGAACGTCGAGCGTGACGGACGGAACGAGCGTCTCATACAGAACGTGTTCCCAGGGGATCTTGACGATGAACGCCGTTGCGACATAGGCAAAGAGCGCGAGCGTCAGCGCTTTCAGAATCGGGGCGTAGCGGGGAAACGGCACGAATACCTGCAGTATCAGCGAGGTCGACCCGAAGGCGATCGCGTACCAGTGCGCGGGACCGCCGATCAGCAGCTTCAACGCCGCGCCCATCGCGCCGATGTCGGCGGCGATGTTGATCGTGTTCGCGACCAGCAGCAATGCGACGAGCCCATACAGCAGCCAGGGCGGATAGTGTTTCCGGATGTTGGCCGCTATCCCGTCGCCGGTGACGCGACCGATGTGCGCGCTGACCATCTGGATGCCGATCATCAGCGGGAATGTGACGATGGACGTCCACAGCATTCCGTATCCGAACGCCGCGCCGACCTGGGAATAGGTTGCGATGCCGCTCGGATCATCGTCGGCTGCGCCGGTAATCAGGCCCGGCCCGAGACTCTCCCACAGAGACTGGTTTTTCGACAGTGCAATAGGGTGCTTTTTCATGGCGGTTCCCCGGGAAGAAGGATCGGCTCACGGGCGCGCGCCCGTCCTTCGAAGCACGATAGCAACACGATGATTGCAAGTCGGTCCGCTGGTGAACAGTGCGGCGCGGGACGGTTTGCCGATCATGAAAGAGACATCCGCCGCGTCGCTCACGCGTAGCGCCGCATCAGCGGCGTGGCCGAGATGCCATGCAGCACGATCGACAGCGCGATGATCGCCAGCACCCAGGGAACCAGCGGCAGCAGCTCCGCGTGCGGCCCTTGTTCGAGGGCCAGCATCAGGTAATACAGGGATCCCACGCCCCGAATGCCGAACCAACCGATCAAGCGGCGCTGGCGGTGCGATGCGCGCGAGCCGATCAACGCTACTCGGCTGGCGGCCGGCCGGATGACGAACAGCAGCGTGGCGACGACGACGGTACAGGTCCACGTCAGCATGTTGGCCCAATACCGCGAGACGAGAGCGCCGATCAGCAGGATCAGCACGGCCTCTGCAATGTGCTCCAGTTCGAGCGTGAATCCCATTACCGATTCCGCGACGAACGCGTGGGCTTTGTCGGGATCGGTGGAGGTGGCTTCGACATCCTCGCTGTCCACGATGCCGAGCGTCGCCTTCGATGTCTTCTGGCCGCTCGATCGATGCTCGACGCGCCGCATCGCGACGCCCGCGGCGAATACGGCCAGAAACCCGTAGCCTTGAATGGCGAGCGCCGTGCCGTATGACAGCGCGATCACGCCGAGCGCGAAGAAGCCTTCGAGGCCGAGCGCCTGCCCGTGACGGCTGCGCAGGAACGCGACGAGCCGGGCAGTCGCGGAGCCGATCAGTCCGCCGGTCGTCACGCCCGCGAAGATGCTCCACGCGATGCCGACGACGATGCTCCAGTGCAGGTTCGATGTCGCGCCGATTTGGCACAGGAGCAGGCCGAGCGCCGCGCATGGATAAGCGGTGCCGTCGTTGATTCCGCCTTCGGCGGAGAGCGAAAAGCGCACGACCTCGACGTCGCCGGCATCGCGCACGCCGACATCGTGAGCCAGCACGGGATCTGTCGGCGCGATTATCGCGCCCAGCAGCAACGCGACGCCGGGACTCAGATGGAGCGCGACCACGCCAAGAACGGCGATCGACGCGACGGTGAGGATCATCGCGACAAAGCCCAACCGAATCGGCACCATCCAGCGCCGATCGACGAGCGGGACGCGTAGTCTCAGGCCAATGGCGAACAGCGAGATCAGCAGGCCGATTTCGGCGGCGATGCGCAAATGTGTGACGTCGTCCCGCAGTGTCATCGACAGGAAGCCGATACCGGACGGTCCGATCAGAAAGCCGATTCCGAGATAAACCATGGCCGCGCTCAACGGCAGGCGCTTGAGCGACGAGCCGATGAGCCCCATGAAAATGAGCAAAGCGCCAAAGATGAGGCATCCGATCGTTTCGGCCATGTTGAGTACCCTGCATGAATGACGGCGGGCTCGCGGTGCTTTGCGCGCTTGCTTTGCGGAATGCAACACGCGGCGTCGTGCCATCCGGGTGTTATCTGACACGGATCCGCCCGATGAGTCGACGGATTGCGCAGCGCCGGGTAGCCGCGGCAACTGTCCGCGCGTGTACGCGGCCGGATGGCGATGCGCCCGTGGGATCACGTTTGCGGCGAGCCGGCCCGATGTCTGTCCGATGGCGGACAAAGGCGAATCAAGGGCCGCGCCCGGTCGATGCATCGCGGCTACGCGCGGGCGGATGGGGAGATGCGACTCAATGTACGGTAGTGGGCAGAGCGGTGCGGCGCTTCGTCATAATCTACCTGACGACTCTCGCGACATACGGAGTGCTTCTATGACCCATTCGGACATCGAGCGAGAACTATGCGCTCTTGAGCGACTCATTACCCGTATCACGCCACATGCCGCGCTCAGCGAGCCGGCTCCATTGGCGCGCTGGCGAACTCGACTGGAATCGATTCTGGAATGTGACGGCCTAATTCCCTCGGAACGTGCGCATCTCGTCCGCATCATCGCCATCATCCTCAGTCTCGAGTGTCGAATGAGCAATCTGGCCGCACATTGAGCGGACCCGGCGCGCCGGACGATACCGGAACACGTTTCGCCTGGACGCGCAGGCGGCCTCGGGAGCGGAGAGCGTCGATATCTGCAATCCGTCGAGCAGACGCGGGCAGGCATCGGCCATGCCGCGCGATCGAGAATCCGGCAGTGATCCACACTGGAGGCATGATGAAGGACACGCCACCCGCCCCCCCAGGCTCAATGCCTGTCAGTCCGCTGGCGGGCCGTCCCGCGCCCTATGCGCTGTGGATCGACGTCCCCCGGCTCGTGACTGCGTACTACACCGACATGCCGGATCCGGCCGTCCCGGCGCAGCGTGTGACTTTCGGCACGTCGGGGCACCGGGGCTCTGCGTTGACCCGCAGCTTCAACGAGTGGCATGTCTTCGCGATCACGCAGGCAATCTGCCGGTATCGACGTTTGCGCGGCATCGACGGTCCGTTGTTTCTCGGCATCGACACGCATGCACTTTCCGAACCGGCGCAGGCGAGCGTACTGGAAGTGCTAGCTGCCAATGGCGTCGTGGTCATGCTGGCGCCGCCGGGCGAATACACGCCAACGCCGGCCGTTTCGCGCGCGATCCTGAAGTACAACCGCGGACGCAATGCCGGATTCGCCGACGGCATGGTGGTGACACCGTCGCACAATCCACCGGACAACGGCGGTATCAAATACAACCCTGCTACCGGTGGCCCGGCCGGGGAGGAAGTCACCCGGTGGATCGAAGCAGCGGCGAACGAGTTGCTCGAAGCAGGGCTAGCGGAGGTGAACCGCGTTTCGTTATCGAAGGCATCGAATGCCGCAACGACACACAGGTACGACTTCCTCGCCACGTATATTGATGACCTGGCCGACGTCATCGATATGGACATCCTGCGCGGCGCGCCGATCCGGCTTGGCGTTGATCCGCTCGGAGGCGCCGGGGTGCAATACTGGCGTGCCATTGCCGAGTGTTACCACCTGAATCTCGAGGTCCTCAGCGAGGAAGTCGATCCGACTTTTCGCTTCATGAGCGTCGACTGGGACGGGCTGATCCGCATGGATCCATCATCGCCGTATGCAATGCAGACCTTGATCGCGCGGAAAGACCGGTTCGACGTCGCCTTCGCGTGCGACACCGACCACGACCGACACGGCATCGTCACGCGCCACGAGGGACTCCTGCCGGCCAATCACTATCTCGCTGTCCTTGTCGACTATCTGTATACGCATCGGCCAAGGTGGCCCGCGGACGCAGCGGTGGGCAAGTCAGTTGTCAGCAGCGGGATGATCGATCGCGCCGCTCGCGCATGCGGCCGCGAGGTCTACGAAGTGCCCGTCGGCTTCAAGTGGTTCGTCGACGGGTTACTCAACGGCACACTAGGATTCGCGGGAGAGGAGAGCGCGGGGGCTACATGTCTGCAACTCGACGGGCGTGCTTGGACGACCGACAAGGATGGCATTGTTCCCGCGTTGCTGTCGGCCGAAATGACGGTCCGAACCGACCGCGATCCGGCTGAACTTTACCGAGGCTTGGCGCACCGCCTCGGCGCGCCCGCCGAACGGCGCTTGCAGGTCACGGCCACCCGTCAGCAGCGTGAATGCCTGGGGCGTCTGTCACCGCGGCAATTCACGCAAACCGAGCTGGCGGGAGATGCGATCGTCGGGATACTCGATCGAGCGCCCGGCAATCGGGCTGCGATCGGCGGTATCAAGGTAATGACGGAGCACGGCTGGTTCGTTGCCCGGCCGTCGGGTACAGAAGATCTCTATCGGATCTATGCGGAAAGCTTCGCCGGAGAAGATCACGTGGCGCGCATCGTGTCCGATGCTCAGTCGATGGTCGACGCGGTGCTCGAAGCCTGCTTGCGCCCTGTCGGCGGCGACCCTGACGGCTGATACGAGCAGGTACCGCCCCCGGTTCAGGCGAGAGGTTTCAGCGCGGTCGATTGCGCGGACTGGTGTTATCGGTCCTCCGACCAATAGCCGCGCCTGCCGTAGAACTCATGCAGCTCGATCTCGTAACTTCGATGGACTAGCTGTGAATCGTCGTATCGAGGGCTTCGGCGGATTGCGTCGCGCGTAAGCGAAGTCGATACCGTGTCCGTGGACCAGTCCACCTGGTCGAGCCATTGCGTTGCGATAAGCACTTCGTTGCCGGTTGACCACCAGCTCGACGTATCGATCGCCAGATAGTGGATCACCCAGTTTTCATCGTCGTAAATAAAGTCGGAAACGTGTCCGATATGACCGTCGGCGGCTTCGAGCCGATATCCGTCGACCTCGCCGGTGCTGTGCAGATGCGTATCCACCGGGGCGCTGGGCGGAGCAGGAACCGAGAACAACGGATCGCTCGTCTCAGGATCCTGTAACGGCCCGGTGGGGTCGAAAGCGGGGTACGCGCCCATCCCCCAAAGGTTCGGTCCGCCCCAGTAAGTCGGGTAGTTGTAGTAACGCTGGTACTCGACTTCGTGCTGGCGGGATACCGGCTTCTGCGTGTCGAGACCCGGGCTGTCTCTCACCTGCTGTTGTGTGAGACTGACGTACAGCGTGCGGGTGTCGGCATCGACATGCGTGACGGAATATGGTGAGATGAGCACCTGCCGGTCGTGCAGCCAGTCGCCAGTCTCGACGACGAGGTAACGGATGCACCAGTTGCCGTCATCGAAGTAGGCCTGGTGGATGTGCCCAATATCGCCGTCCTCCGCTCTAACCGAGTCCCCGTGCAACCTTCGGATGCTTCGCAACATGATGTCCTCCCCTGAGTGTCACTCGGTACGTCGGTGAACCGGCCGGCCGACCTGCCTGCGGTGCGGTGGCATTCAGCCATTTGTCCGCTAATGCTGGACGAATCCTGCCGATCGAGTCTTCTCGGATAGCCGGTATGTTTGCCACGCTACACGCAACACATGACCGATGCGGTACGAAACCGGACAAAGCGCGCGCCGCGTGCGGCGCGGAGGCAGCCCATCCGGCCGCGAGCCGTCCATTCCGGCATGTTGAGCAATCTGCGCCCGATCCTCATCATTGGGTAGCGAAGCAGCGAGGATCACCATGTCGATGTTCTGCCGGGTGAATGGGGCTGCCGGATGTGCTTCGTTCCTCAACGCAGTTGAAGCGGTATGAACAGCGAGACGCCCGGCGCCGGTACCGGTGCGTAAACGAGCGGAGGGGCGCCGTAGACATAATCGTCGCCACCATAATAGCCGCCGCTTCCATACCCGTGCCGGTCGTAGTGCCGGCCGCCCTGGTGCGTCACGTGCGCATGATTGCCCGGGGTCCCACCGTGATTCATTCTCTCCGCATGCAACGGCGTCGCGGCGACAAGGCAGCTGATCGCAACGATCAGCTCGGCGAGTCGCGTTCCCGATCTCGGCACCATAGTGGTTCGACGGGACTGTCCGATAGAAACGTCCATCATGTTCTCCTGTGTAGGATCCACAATCCGCTGGTCCGTGACTGCCATCGGCAGCCGCTATCTGCGGAAGGTCCTGAACTATTGCTTCTTGATCAGGTGGCGATCATTGCCACGGAAAATCGCATCCGCGTTCTGTTTTTGCATATCGGACATGCTGTCGTACAGCGGCTGAAATACCGTGGTCAGCTTTTTGACGCCATCGGCGTGCGTGTCGGCAACATCACTATAGGAATGGAGGTCGTCCATCGCGCTCATGCTGCTCGCGTGATCGCTACGGATTTTTCTGAGCGATTCCATCGCGTTCGCGTTATCGCGCATGACCTGCGCGACCGACTGCCACAGGGACTCCTGGCCGGGTGTGATACCAAGTCGCTGGTGCATGCTAGTGATGCGCCCGTCGACCGACTTGTGTGCCGCGACGGTCACGACGTGGGGCGGTGTTTGATCCTGTCCGGGGCCGGCGGCATTCGAGCATTGGGGGAAGGCGGCAGTGCCGAGGGCGGCTACGCCGAGGGCGACTGCCGCCGCCAGATTGGCGTAGGCAATCCGGCGGGGGAAGGCGAGAAGTGCGCGTGTCATGGCGGATCCTGGCAGAAAATTGGGAGTGAGTCGACGTACCGCGACTCTCTCGGGCGACGATAAATTCGGCACGGTACGCTTAGCTATACGCGCGATGCGCAGACTCAGTCTGTCCGATGCCGGACGGTTCGACGGTGCTCGCGGTGAGCAGACCCGGAATGATTCCCGCGCCTGCCCGGACCGACATGCACGTCTACCAACACTGGCTGGAGGAGCCGCGAACACTGCCGATGCACCGGTCGCGAAACCGCGAGCGTGCTCGTGTCGCGAAGTCCGGCGTGCTCCGGCGGCATGCCACGCTGGCGTGGCCGTCCATACGCCGGGTCAGTCGAAGCCACTGCGACCCGGCAGTCAGCTCGATGGAGGTGGTCATGCGCAGCAGGTATCGGGAGCAGCTTACGAACGGCGGCAAGAGCGAACGCAATGTCGACGAGGCTGTCGAGGGAACGTTCCCCTCCAGCGATCTGCCATCGATAGGCTGCGTGACCAGAATGATTTCCACCACTGCTCATCGAAAGCATCACCGGAAGTCGCCGCCCATCAAACACCGTTAGCACAGGCGTGTGCGCCATTCTCGATGTGCGCATGCGTCGGAACCGGCTTGCCATTTGCAATCGGCGTTCGAGACCACGACAGTGCTGCAACCGGCGGCCGGCGCGACCGCATCATGACCATTGCCGCATGGGTACGGCAGCGTACCGACTCCCGGGCTGGCCGCGCATACGGTAGCTTGACCTAAGTGGAACAGATGAACGGATAGGCGGCCGGCGCGACATCTGAACGCTGCGCGGCGCCGTCGTGCCGTTCGAGCACGCCGTCGGGATGCGCACCGAGAATCTGGTACAGCGACATCCAGCCGTGCTCGAACGCCATCGCCGAGCCGGCGAGATAGAGACGGTAGGCGCTGATGACCAGGTCGGCGTCCTTGCCGAGCACGCGGCGGGCAACGTCGACGTGATCCTCCAACGCATCGACCCAGCACCACGGCGTCTGCGCGTAGTGCGGGCGCAGGCCATTCGGCATAGAGCTGCTCGAGGCAACCGCGACTCATGACGTCCATCATCACGCTCAGATGAGCGAGTTGACCGCCCGGGAAGATGTACTTCTCCATGAAGTCGCTCATGCCGCCGTCCTCGTGCGTCGTGTTGGTTCCACTAGCGGTAATCCCGTGGTTCAGGACCAGCCCGCCTGGGCTCAGCAGGCGATGAAGCTTGTCGAAATAGCGTGGCAGGTTGTGGGATGGCCCACGTGTTCGCACATCCCAACCGACGCGATCTTGTCGAACGGCTCGGATTCGTCGATGTCGCGATAGTCCTGCAGCCGCACTCGCACGCGTCCGTGCAAGCCGCTTCGCTCGATCAGCGCACTCACTTAGAGATACTGATTCCTGGACAGCGTGACGCCCGTCGCATCCACACCGTAATGTCTGGCGGCCCAGAGCAGCAAGCCGCCCCAGCCCGCGCCGATGTCCATGAACCGGTCTCCTGGCCGCAGCATCAGCTTCCGGCAGATGTGATCGAGCTTGGCTTCTTGCGCCTGCGCGAGCGTCACCGAAGGTTCCGTGAAATACGCGCACGAATACACCCTCATCGGATCCGCCACCGCGCGTAGAAATCGTCGGAGACGTCGTAGTGACGCTGGACCTGAACGGCGTCCCGCCCCCAGCTATGGTGGGTTCGCTCCCAGATCCCGAGTTGCGCGCGCTGTAGCAGCCGTGCGAACCAGCGCCCCGCTTCCCGGGTCGGATCCGTGCCGAGTAGAACTGGCGCGATCGCCATAAGGTCGCGCATGTGCCCGATCGCGCCACGCGAGACGTGCAGGAGCGCGCGCCAGTCGCGCACGGTGAACACCAACTGCGGCTGGGCCGCGCCGATCTGCCGGCCACCGGGCAGGCGTAAGGCGCAGGGCAGCGGCAGGTCCGCAAGCCGCCGTTCGGCGGGCTGTAGGAGGCGGTCGGAGAGTAGCATGCGTCTTCCTTCGGTCGGTCGGTCG from the Burkholderia sp. FERM BP-3421 genome contains:
- a CDS encoding carboxypeptidase-like regulatory domain-containing protein, with product MKTFSSPMLALLLGALCVGTAPVAADDDLPPLHRTEQVSYLSGGVGLDQSAAIKRAMHDYALALTFVRRARSGNEYLSGVLVTITDMKGNTVLNTPSDGPFMLADLRNGRYAVDASYNGRSERYIVDISASRHARHMFVWSM
- a CDS encoding BON domain-containing protein, with product MNTSLTYSASMLAATCLVASAGAFGAGVAGSATVGSPAMGPPSPRVEAASDAPTDTAITAQIKARLAREDSLKQSDISVTTAYGRVTLDGSASSSRAKSVAGIVTKSVIGVKAVDNNLTAPSSNAMLAKAHETMTNTERVMADSWITTKVKSTILGDSISKGFDVQVVTLHGVVSLSGVLSSQGAVDHLKDIVRKVKGVKGLNTATLTVAGV
- a CDS encoding YSC84-related protein; protein product: MPGQKFTSMGRVPVATADVECGDAAVPDAGSSAGMQQHGKRRILDADVDATLARLYSVVGGSRERIGRAIGVLVFPSVGATGFWIGAQYGEGALRMGSATVGYYSAAAASIGPRVAERSEAIILLFMTQDTFDRCTRDGSWSLGNDVSVTVPVVDANGNIDPVAVAEPVEAFVLNSVGLMAGITAQGTTITRLDAL
- a CDS encoding DUF3096 domain-containing protein, with translation MDIFTNAGPLVSLIAGILILVVPRLLNYIVAIYLIVIGLLGLFGRHLH
- a CDS encoding Nramp family divalent metal transporter, with product MKKHPIALSKNQSLWESLGPGLITGAADDDPSGIATYSQVGAAFGYGMLWTSIVTFPLMIGIQMVSAHIGRVTGDGIAANIRKHYPPWLLYGLVALLLVANTINIAADIGAMGAALKLLIGGPAHWYAIAFGSTSLILQVFVPFPRYAPILKALTLALFAYVATAFIVKIPWEHVLYETLVPSVTLDVHYAIGVVAVFGTTISPYLFFWQASQEVEEQRATPGEEPLRRAPEQARRSLRRIRIDTYVGMAFSNLIAFFIILTAATTLNMHGMTQIQTSSDAAQALRPLAGEFAFLLFSAGIVGCGLLAVPVLAGSAAYAVAEALHWRIGLGRTLLKARGFYMILAIAIVLGVALNFTSIDPIRALFWSAVINGVIAGPVMVVIMLMASRRDVMGEFVIARWLSALGWLATAIMSIAVVVMIATWGM
- a CDS encoding cation:proton antiporter, with the translated sequence MAETIGCLIFGALLIFMGLIGSSLKRLPLSAAMVYLGIGFLIGPSGIGFLSMTLRDDVTHLRIAAEIGLLISLFAIGLRLRVPLVDRRWMVPIRLGFVAMILTVASIAVLGVVALHLSPGVALLLGAIIAPTDPVLAHDVGVRDAGDVEVVRFSLSAEGGINDGTAYPCAALGLLLCQIGATSNLHWSIVVGIAWSIFAGVTTGGLIGSATARLVAFLRSRHGQALGLEGFFALGVIALSYGTALAIQGYGFLAVFAAGVAMRRVEHRSSGQKTSKATLGIVDSEDVEATSTDPDKAHAFVAESVMGFTLELEHIAEAVLILLIGALVSRYWANMLTWTCTVVVATLLFVIRPAASRVALIGSRASHRQRRLIGWFGIRGVGSLYYLMLALEQGPHAELLPLVPWVLAIIALSIVLHGISATPLMRRYA
- the pgm gene encoding phosphoglucomutase (alpha-D-glucose-1,6-bisphosphate-dependent), with translation MPVSPLAGRPAPYALWIDVPRLVTAYYTDMPDPAVPAQRVTFGTSGHRGSALTRSFNEWHVFAITQAICRYRRLRGIDGPLFLGIDTHALSEPAQASVLEVLAANGVVVMLAPPGEYTPTPAVSRAILKYNRGRNAGFADGMVVTPSHNPPDNGGIKYNPATGGPAGEEVTRWIEAAANELLEAGLAEVNRVSLSKASNAATTHRYDFLATYIDDLADVIDMDILRGAPIRLGVDPLGGAGVQYWRAIAECYHLNLEVLSEEVDPTFRFMSVDWDGLIRMDPSSPYAMQTLIARKDRFDVAFACDTDHDRHGIVTRHEGLLPANHYLAVLVDYLYTHRPRWPADAAVGKSVVSSGMIDRAARACGREVYEVPVGFKWFVDGLLNGTLGFAGEESAGATCLQLDGRAWTTDKDGIVPALLSAEMTVRTDRDPAELYRGLAHRLGAPAERRLQVTATRQQRECLGRLSPRQFTQTELAGDAIVGILDRAPGNRAAIGGIKVMTEHGWFVARPSGTEDLYRIYAESFAGEDHVARIVSDAQSMVDAVLEACLRPVGGDPDG